GCAGAGTTTGCAGATTCTTCGGGTCTATTGACTCCCACTTTCCATAATTCACCACTTTCATTAAGCCCTCTAGCAACAAGCTCTCCACCGATTTCAATCAAGTAATTGTCAATTCCTTTTTGTTTCAAAAGATCTGAAACTACATCTACTCCATAACCTTTGGCAATCGAACTAAAATCCAGATAAATCCCCTGAACTTTTTTTCTAACCTGGTTGGCATCAAAATCTATTTTTTCAAAACCCACAAGCTTCAATAAGTTTTGAATATCTACGCTGTCTTTGAGTTCAGGTCCAGTGGGGCCAAATCCCCAGATATTGACAAGTGGACCTACAGTTGGATCAAAAGCTCCTGAAGTTTTGGTGAAAATATCTTTACTGGCATTCAAGACTTCAGGAAAATAAGGAAGTTCAAAGTCTAAAGTGTCTGAATTATTAAATCGAGATAATTCAGAATCTTCTATATAAGTGGATAAGCTTTGGTTAAAAACGACCAAAACAGAATCAATTGAAGGTTGGAAATCCCTACCTTCTTCATCTAAATAGGTAATGTTATAAGTCGTGCCCATCGTTTTTCCGGATAGGGTAATCTTTCCGGAGGACTGAGGTTCTCTACTTTCTTCAGTCTCACTATTATTTTGATTCCTCCAAGTATAGACCAGGAGTACCATCGCCAGTAAGACAAGAGAATAAATAATGTTTTTTCGAGTATTTTGACGCATACCAATCTGAATTTCGCTGCGAAGTTAAGAGTTATTTCCTAGTTTCAGGAGTTTTACTGATGGATCAAAATTCCCAATTCCCGCATGGGTATTTTTTTATCTTTGTAGGTGTAAGCAATTGGTATGAGAGAAGATTATCTAAAAGGGGACGATGAACACCTGAGTTCGAAAGACAAAGAATACGAAAAGGCATTGCGTCCTTTGAGTTTCGAAGACTTTACAGGACAGTTTAAAATCATCGAGAATTTACGAGTTTTTGTGCTCGCTGCTAAGAAACGAAGTGAGCCATTGGATCATGTATTACTTCATGGACCTCCCGGACTAGGTAAAACTACCCTAAGCCATATTATTGCAAACGAACTTCAATCCGGTATCAAAATTACTTCGGGTCCCGTCCTTGACAAACCTTCTGATTTGGCTGGTTTGCTTACAAATTTAGAAGAAGGTGATGTTCTTTTTATTGATGAGATTCACAGACTAAATCCTATCGTGGAGGAATATCTTTATTCTGCCATGGAGGATTTTAGGATCGATATCATGCTTGATTCCGGTCCCAATGCCCGTTCCGTTCAGATTTCTCTTAGTCCATTTACTTTGATTGGAGCTACCACACGGTCTGGACTTTTGACTTCTCCACTTCGTGCAAGGTTTGGGATCAATTCCAGGTTGGAATATTATGATGCTAAATTATTAACAGATATCGTATGCCGATCGGCTGGGATTTTACAAACACCCATTGAGGAGGTAGCGGCTTATGAAATAGCGAGAAGAAGTAGGGGGACACCTAGAATTTCCAATATGCTACTTCGAAGAACCCGTGATTTTGCTGAGGTCAAAGGCGATGGAACTGTCACCTTGGCTATTGCAAAAATGGCTCTGGATGCCTTGGATGTGGATGAACATGGGCTTGATGAAATGGATAATAGAATTCTATTGACCATTATAGATAAATTTAAAGGAGGCCCTGTTGGGCTGAGCACAATTGCCACCGCCTGTGGGGAAGAAGCAGAAACAATAGAAGAGGTCTACGAGCCATTTTTAATTCAGGAAGGTTACCTGAAAAGAACGGCAAGAGGTAGAATGGCTACAGAAATGGCTTACAAGCATTTGAATATCAAGCCTGCCCAAGGTTTGGGTGGATTATTCGATAATATGTAAAAAGTGAAAAGCTTTATTAAATAAAAATGCCCGATGATCATCGGGCATTTTTGTTTTTATATCAACCGAGTTTCTCGGCAGCATCTTCATCCAGGTACCAGGTTAAGTTTTCAGAACTTGGCTGGACCAGATGGGCTGGGTATTTGGCAAAATCGCCTTCTTCCATTACAATCTCCCGCACTTTTTCCGCTTTATTTACTCCAGTCACCAAGAAAGCTACTTCTTTGGCATTGTTTACGATTTTTCCTGTAATAGTCACTCGCTTTTGCCCCGAATCAGGATGAGTTGCCACAACGCAGTTTTCTTCAGCATCCCAAAGCTCAATTGAATTTGGGAAAATAGAAACTGTGTGACCATCATCTCCCATACCTAACATGACTAAGTCAAATTGAGGGATTCCATTTACTTGTGGCAGTTCCTTATCAAGGACATTTCCATAGCGAATGGCTTCCAGACTGGGATCTTCTTCTCCTAAAACCCGAAAGATATTAGACTCAGGAATATCCACTTTTGAAATCAAGTGATCTACCGTCATTTTATAATTGCTTTCAGAGTCAGTTGGGGGTACGCACCTTTCATCTCCCCAGTAGAAATAGATATTCTGCCAAAGAATCTCATTTCCAAGGTATTCAGCCATGTAATCAAAAATCACTTTGGGAGTGCTTCCCCCTGAAAGGGCAACATGAACTTTTTCTCCCTTGTCAGCTAGCTCCTTTAGATAATAAGAAAACTCTTCCGCTAATGCCGTTTTGGAGCTTGAAATCGTGATATTCATCGTGTAGTTTTTGCTTGTTTGGATAAGATTTTATCAAAGGATACAGAAGCCAGTTTCGTCTGTTAGAAGTTTGCCTGGATTCCTCCATCCGAAATGCCCGTCGAACATTTCATCTGAGTTTCTTGGCCCCCAGGTTCCTGCCGCATATCCATAAGTAGGAACATCCTCATTGCTCCAATATTCCAAAATAGGATCCACAAATTTCCAGGCAGCTTCCACTTCATCCGCTCTGGCATAAAGCGTCGCATCTCCCTGCATAGCGTCCAGCAATAATCTTTCGTATGCGTCCATCACTTGGGCAGAGTCCAAATCTGAGTAATAGAAATCAAGATTGGCTTGCTCTACATTGAAACCAAGCCCAGGGACTTTTACTCCAAATTTGATTAAAATTCCTTCGTCTGGCTGGATACGAATAATCAATTTGTTGTCTTTACGATAGGCATCCTGACTTTTAAATACCTCATGGGCCGGAGATTTGAAGTGGATAACTACTTCTGTCACTTTGGTGGGCATGTATTTAGCCGTTCTTACATAAAACGGCACGTCCTTCCATCTCCAGTTGTCAACAAAGAATTTTACGGCAGCAAATGTTTCAGTCTTAGAATCAGGATCAACACCCTCTTCTTCTCTATATCCTTTTACTTTTTTTCCTTTGATGGTGGAAGCCACATATTGACCTTTCATCGTATGAGTAGCCAAAACATCTGGGTCAGTCATCAAACGAAGAGATTTTAGAGCTTTTACTTTCTCATCCCGGATTTCCTCTGCGCTGGCGTTGATTGGAGGCTCCATCACTATTAATGAAAGAATTTGAAGTAAATGACTCTGGAACATGTCTCTTAGCGCTCCAGACTTATCATAGTATCCACCTCGTTTTTCCACCCCAACGGTTTCCGCATTCGTGATTTCCACATGATGAATGTATCTACGGTTCCATGTCGGTTCAAAAATGGAGTTGGAGAATCTTGTAACCAATAAGTTTTGTACGGTCTCTTTTCCTAAGTAATGATCGATTCGGTATACCTGAGATTCGTGGAAATATTTATGCAAACCATCATTTAGTTCTTTGGCAGATGCCAAACTATAACCAAAAGGTTTTTCTACGATAATTCTTTTCCATCCATTCTCCTCTTTAGTTAAGCCAGCTTCACTGAGGTTTTTAGCGATTGCTTCATAAAGGCTAGGTGGAGTAGAGAGGTAAAAAATGTAATTTTCATCACAGCCATTTTCTCTATTCAGTTGTTCGATTCTTTTAGTAAGAGTGGAGTAATCGCCATCATATTTATCTCCTAAATCCTGGTAATAAAGTTTGTCTGCAAAATTTTTGATGAATGCAGCATCTTCTTTACCGATCTCCTCTTGTAAGAATTCACTTTCCTGGACTACTTTCTCTCGAAATTTTTCATCCGTCATATTACTACGACTGGCTCCTAAAACAACAAAGCTGTCAGGTAAATGCTTTCCTTTATATAGGTTAAAAAGGGCTGGAACCAGTTTTCTAGCTGTCAAGTCTCCAGAAGCTCCAAAAATGATGAGCATCTGGTTCAATGTTTTTTTCATGCGCTTGAGTATAGGTTTGAGACCTTATTTTACTTTTTTTGTGATTACTTATGCCAAAAATGAGATAAAGGTCATCGGTATAATTAATTTTGGGTAGCGGACGTAAAATTAAACCTTATTTACGATTCAGCTAAATGAACGGAGAAATTGCTTCGAAAATCTATTGAAAAACAAAAATTGAAGATGGACAATCCTGTATATGATTTTGGTTTGGTCGGCCTGGGCGTGATGGGCCGTAATTTTATTTTAAATGTTGCCGATAATAATTTTAAGGCATTTGGATACGATCTGGATGCAGAAAAAGTAGAGGCACTAAAACAAGAAGGAGGTAATTTAGATCGAGTGAATGCCTCTACTGACATTAAGACTTTTGTAGACTCATTGACGCTTCCAAGAAAGGTGATGTTGTTGGTTCCTGCAGGTAAGATTGTAGATCAGGCAATAGAAAGCCTCCTGCCTTATTTGGATAAAGATGACATTATCATTGATGGAGGAAATTCATTTTTTACAGATACCGATCGTAGAGAGACTTATCTTAAGGAAAAAGGGGTTCACTTCTTCGGTTCCGGAGTATCTGGAGGTGCCGAAGGAGCTAGGAAAGGGCCAAGTATCATGCCTGGAGGAGATAAAGCTGCCTACCAGCATGTGAAACCTATTTTTGAGGCGGTTTCTGCCAAATATAAGGGTGAACCTTGTGTCGCTTATTTAGGGCCAAAATCCGCTGGAAATTATGTCAAGATGGTGCATAATGGTATTGAGTATGCCATGATGCAGCTGACTTCTGAGATATATGATTTGTTGAAAAAATCCTGTGATCTTTCCAATGAAGAATTACATCAGGTCTATTCCAAGTGGAATGATGGCAGGTTACAATCTTTCTTAGTAGAGATTACTGCAGAGATTTTCACTCAAAAAGATGACTTGACCTCAGCAGATCTAGTGGATATGATTTTGGATAAGGCCAAGCAAAAAGGGACTGGTAAATGGACTTCTCAAAACGCAATGGATCTGGGTATTCCTGTGCCAACCATTGATATGGCAGTGAGTATGCGTGAGATTTCTGCTTTGAAAGATGAGCGTGTTCAAGCCGATATTCTTTATTCCAGGCCTGAAGTTGAAGATAAACCAAAGGAGGAATTGATAGAACAAGCGGAACAAGCCTTGTATTTCTCTTTTATCATTGCTTATGCACAAGGATTGCATCAGTTGATGTATGCTTCCAAAGATTACGGATATGACTTGGATATGTCGACCATTGCCAAGATCTGGAGAGCTGGATGTATTATCCGAGCAGGTCTTTTGGCTGACATCGCCGAAGCCTATACTGCAGATAATTCTATCCCGAATTTATTGCTATCACCTTCATTTGTACCCAAAGTACAGGGGACATTGCCAGCAGTTCGTGAAGTAGTAGCCTTTGCAGCAAAAAATGGAATTCCTGTCCCGGGTCTTTCGAGTGCATTAAGCTATTTCGATGCTTATACTTCTACTAAGCTTCCGCTAAATCTTATTCAGGCTCAAAGGGATCATTTTGGTTCACATACTTACGAGCGAACTGATAGAGAAGGAATTTTCCATACGGAATGGGGGAAATAACAGTAAGCAGTCTCAGTAGGCAGTTTGCTGATTACCCCAAAAAACAAAAGCTCGTTGAAATGGATCAACGAGCTTTTGTTTTTACTCCTTATAAGTTTTTAGGATTACCCTACTTTCAGCTTCAGTTCACCATGCCTTTTGATCACTTTGAGTTCAAAGAATTGATTGATAAATGCTTTGCAGTGGTTTTCGGCCCATTCTGCACGATTTTCAGTATCAAATAGCAGTGTCATTCGCAACATGGTTTTTACATATTGTTCATGCATTCCTAAATCTTGGACATATCTGAGCATTGCTGCTGACCAGTCTTCTTTAAATTTGTCAAGGTGGGTTCTGCCGTCAAACAGCATTTCCAACTGATTGTCGCCATGTCTAAACCTGTAGATCCCGCAAAGCTGTCGATAGATTAACCTAATTCGTTCTCTTGGGACATCATAGGTGTCTAAAATCTTGGCAAAAGTATGATCCATTAAGCGCAAAGGGTTGTATAAAAGAGTGTAGGAGCGCTTAAGTTCAAAAATCATTCGATCAATTAACTCCTCCTCCAGCTCAGATTGAGCTTGTCTAAGGATGTAATTTTTATCGAGTGGGAATAACTTCTGGATCATTTTTGACATGTTGCACCGCAAAAATAGCAAATTATCTTTTTAGGATAGTTTTAAATTAAGCTAAATGTGAAAGGTTTGATGGGCGAAAGCCAATTCTCACTTCTTTTTACCTGAATAGAAAATTGCTATGGGTACTTAATTGTGGAAAAGGGAATTAAAATCAACTACCAATCCGAAGGTCTTTTTGCCTGGTATTGCCCCATTTGATCTAATATTTCCACCGGGTCATCTGAAACAATTAATAACTCCTCCTGCTCTGGGTATAAAAAGCCTTGCTCCATCGCATGATTCAAAAAGTCAATTAGCTTATCATAATAACCATTGACATTATAAAGTGCCAATGGCTTTTGGATGTAATGCAGTTGGTTAAGTGTCATAATTTCAAAAAGCTCCTCCAATGTCCCTATTCCGCCTGGCATAGCGATAAAACCATCTCCCTGCTCTGCCATAAGCCACTTTCTGTCCCGCATGGTTTCCACAACAATTAGTTCTGTGCAGCCAGTATGTGCAACTTCTCTATCAACAAGTTTCTGAGGAATAATGCCAGTGACCTCTTTTCCTGCATTTAACATTTCATCGGCTATGATGCCCATCAAACCCACTCTGCCCGCTCCATAAATCAATTCATGGTCTCTTTTAATCATTTCCTGAGCCAAAGCTCTTACAGCAGCTTCGTAAACTGAGCTTTCTCCTTTTCTAGATCCACAATAAACAGTGATTTTTTTCATGGCTGGATTTGATAAAAATATGAGACGAAATTACTGTTTTCTATGCTGAATGCATAAGTTGATTGCGATTAATATTTATTCCTTTTTAGAATCCATTCAGACTCTTAGGGAGTTTTATTTTGAACCCTTATTTTTGGGATATGAAAATTTGCTTTGCTACAAATAATCAAAAGAAGATAGCTGAAGTTCAGGCTGCTTTGGTTGACACGAATATTTCTATTCTTTCTTTGGAAGAAATTGGTTGTAAGGAAGAAATCCCTGAAACTGGTGACACATTGGAGCATAATGCCTTTCAAAAAGCTGAATATGTAAAAGAGCATTACGGCGTAGATTGCTTCGCAGATGACACTGGGTTGGAAGTGGAGGCCTTAGAAGGAGAACCTGGCGTTTACTCTGGCAGATATGCCGGTGAGCCTAGAAGTGATCAGAGAAATATGGATTTGTTGCTGAAGAAGCTTGGAGATAGCTCTGATAGAAAAGCCAAATTCAAAACCGTAATTGCCCTATTAATTGATGGTGAAAAGTACAAATTTGAAGGGGTTGCCGAAGGAGAGATTTTAAAGGAGAGAACTGGGGAAGGAGGGTTTGGATATGATCCTATCTTTTTGCCTTCAGGATTTGATAGAACTTTTGCTCAGCTTAGCATGGAAGAGAAAAATGAGATTAGCCATCGGGGTAAAGCTGTTAGGCAATTGATAAATTTTTTGGCAACTAGATAAATTCCTTCCAAAACGAGTTTTACATTAACTTTGTCTTATGAAAAAACCATTTATCGTCGGGATCACAGGTGGTTCTGCTTCAGGGAAAACTCTTTTTCTGGAACGCTTGCTTAGTACTTTTGAATCTGACGAAGTGTGTTTGATTTCTCAGGACAACTATTATAAGCCTCGACATCAGCAGCCCATTGACGCTCATGGGGTTCATAATTTTGATACTCCTCATAGTATAGATTTTGAAGAGTATGCAGCTGATATCAGAAAAATTCAAGCAGGGGAATCTGTTGAAAGGGAGGAATACACTTTTAATAATGCCTCCAAAACTCCCAAAATGCTAAAATTCAAGGCTGCTCCAGTTGTAGTTGTGGAAGGGATTTTTGTTTTGTATTACCCAGAATTGGCGAGTCTTTTAGATCTGAAGGTTTTCATTGATGCGAAAGACCACATCAAGTTGAAAAGAAGGATCATCCGTGATAAGGTGGAAAGAGGCTACGATCTGGATGATGTATTATATAGATATGAAAAGCATGTAATGCCTACTTACGAGAAGTATATTGAGCCATTTAAGGATGAGGCAGACCTTATCGTACCTAACAATGAAAGCTTTGATAAGGCCTTGGACGTAATCCGTACCTATCTGAGAGCCAGGTCTTAAGGTTGTAAAATTCCAAAAAAGTCCCTTGACTTCTATTTATTTCAAATAATGGCTATATTTGCGCCGAATGAAAAATAGAAGTCAACATAGCAACATCTTACAACAGCGCATTACCATGGTGCTGGCTTTGCTATTCTGTCTTTTCATTTCCAGTGTTGAATATGTACCTGAAACTATTTCAGAGAATACTATTGAACACCAGCAAGATCATTCAGAGGATCAAAATCAAAACCAGACTTTTTTGAATGTCGCAGTAGATGCAGTCATTCCATTTGTGGTGCATGTGTCCCACACCGTTATGCATTTGATCTATCAAATTGATCTTGAAGAAAATCAGGGTTTTCATGTTGAAACGGCTGTCATTCCGCAGGTAAATCAGCTTTCAGAAATCCTGTTTGAGCGCATCATATCGACCAAAGGGCCCTAATTAATCCCAGAATTCCGTCTTTCTATTTACTTTCTGATCCTCAGAGAAGTAATCAATCTGTATTTATAATAAATCAATTAATATCTAATCCTTATGCAAAATAAAGGTGTCATTGTGTTTTTGACAGTGATTGTTACAGCGCTTTGTCTGTACTATCTGTCATTCACATTTGTATCAAATAACGTCCAGAATAAAGCGGAAGCTTATGCGACGGACGCCTCTGGCAACGTAGATTTCGCCCAGAGAAGAGCTTATCTAGACTCCGTTTGGAGAGAGCCTGTTTATAACTTCTTAGGTGCTGATTATACATATCAGGAAGTAAAAGAAACTGAGCTTGGTCTTGGTCTAGATCTACAGGGTGGTATGCATGTTACTTTGGCGGTATCTCCAGTGGAGATCGTGAAAGGACTTGCTGGTAACCCAAAAGATGTAGCTTTCAACAAGTCTGTAGAAGAGGCAAGAGAAGCTTCCAAGACTTCAGATGAGAAGTATGTTGACTTGTTTTATTCTGCTTGGCAGGCCAATAGTTCTGGTAAAAACTTAAGTTCCATTTTTGCTACTGCAGCAAACAGAGGAAGAATTTCTTTGGAATCTTCTGATTCTGAAATTCTTGATATCATCGATACTGAAATCGAAAATGCTATTGAGCGTTCCTTTAATATCCTAAGAACTCGTATCGATAGATTCGGTACTTCTCAGCCTAATATCCAGAGAATTCAAGGTTCAGGAAGAATTCAGATCGAACTTCCAGGGGTAGATAACCAAGAGCGTGTAAGAAACTTATTACAAGGAGTTGCAAAACTTCAGTTTTGGGAAGTTACTGAGATAAATGAAATTGGAGCTTCCCTTGAAGCAATCAATAGTGCATACCTAGCGGAGCAGAAAAATACTGCAAGCACAGAAACTGCTGCAACAGACTCTCTTTCTACAGAGAACCTATCTCCTGAAGATTCTTTGAGAAATGCCTTGGATGAGCAGTTGAATCAGATTGACCCAACAAATCCAGATGCCAGCACTTCACCAATTTTTAGCTTACTAAAAGCTAATTATGGCTTGGTTTACGACATCAAAGATACGGTTACTATCAACAGAATCTTGAAGAGAGACGAATACAAGGCACTACTTCCAAGAGATGTGAAATTACTTTGGGGAGTTAAGCCAACCGTCGCTGAAGATGGATCTGAATTATTAGAACTATATGCAATCAGTACTCCAAGAGGTACTGACCAAGCGCCATTAGAGGGTGATGTGGTTACAGATGCTCGTCAGGTTCTTGACCAAACTTCAAGACCTGCAGTTTCTATGCAAATGAATGCAGAAGGTGCTAGAAAATGGAGAAAATTGACGGCTGACAATACAGGTAGAAGAATCGCCGTAGTATTGGATGATTATGTTTACACGGCGCCGGTAGTAAATGGAGAAATCCCAACTGGACAATCCGAAATTTCTGGCAACTTCACGTTACAAGAGGCTCAAGATTTGGCTAACATCCTGAAATCAGGTTCTCTTCCTGCTCCAACTCAAATTGTAGAAGAAAGTATCATCGGTCCAACCTTAGGTAAAGAAGCTCTTAATCAAGGTTTGATTTCTATGGTAGCTGGTTTAGCTATCGTTGTTCTATTCATGGTGGCATATTATGCTAAAGGTG
Above is a window of Algoriphagus machipongonensis DNA encoding:
- a CDS encoding FAD:protein FMN transferase, with the translated sequence MRQNTRKNIIYSLVLLAMVLLVYTWRNQNNSETEESREPQSSGKITLSGKTMGTTYNITYLDEEGRDFQPSIDSVLVVFNQSLSTYIEDSELSRFNNSDTLDFELPYFPEVLNASKDIFTKTSGAFDPTVGPLVNIWGFGPTGPELKDSVDIQNLLKLVGFEKIDFDANQVRKKVQGIYLDFSSIAKGYGVDVVSDLLKQKGIDNYLIEIGGELVARGLNESGELWKVGVNRPEESANSADLYSIIALQDQGMATSGNYRNFYVRDSVKISHTINPKTGYPVAQNLLSATVVANDCMTADAYATALMVMGTDKAIALDSALDEIKVFLIYSDEKGDYKTYASEELKPYLSFVQE
- the ruvB gene encoding Holliday junction branch migration DNA helicase RuvB, which codes for MREDYLKGDDEHLSSKDKEYEKALRPLSFEDFTGQFKIIENLRVFVLAAKKRSEPLDHVLLHGPPGLGKTTLSHIIANELQSGIKITSGPVLDKPSDLAGLLTNLEEGDVLFIDEIHRLNPIVEEYLYSAMEDFRIDIMLDSGPNARSVQISLSPFTLIGATTRSGLLTSPLRARFGINSRLEYYDAKLLTDIVCRSAGILQTPIEEVAAYEIARRSRGTPRISNMLLRRTRDFAEVKGDGTVTLAIAKMALDALDVDEHGLDEMDNRILLTIIDKFKGGPVGLSTIATACGEEAETIEEVYEPFLIQEGYLKRTARGRMATEMAYKHLNIKPAQGLGGLFDNM
- the pgl gene encoding 6-phosphogluconolactonase; the encoded protein is MNITISSSKTALAEEFSYYLKELADKGEKVHVALSGGSTPKVIFDYMAEYLGNEILWQNIYFYWGDERCVPPTDSESNYKMTVDHLISKVDIPESNIFRVLGEEDPSLEAIRYGNVLDKELPQVNGIPQFDLVMLGMGDDGHTVSIFPNSIELWDAEENCVVATHPDSGQKRVTITGKIVNNAKEVAFLVTGVNKAEKVREIVMEEGDFAKYPAHLVQPSSENLTWYLDEDAAEKLG
- the zwf gene encoding glucose-6-phosphate dehydrogenase — protein: MKKTLNQMLIIFGASGDLTARKLVPALFNLYKGKHLPDSFVVLGASRSNMTDEKFREKVVQESEFLQEEIGKEDAAFIKNFADKLYYQDLGDKYDGDYSTLTKRIEQLNRENGCDENYIFYLSTPPSLYEAIAKNLSEAGLTKEENGWKRIIVEKPFGYSLASAKELNDGLHKYFHESQVYRIDHYLGKETVQNLLVTRFSNSIFEPTWNRRYIHHVEITNAETVGVEKRGGYYDKSGALRDMFQSHLLQILSLIVMEPPINASAEEIRDEKVKALKSLRLMTDPDVLATHTMKGQYVASTIKGKKVKGYREEEGVDPDSKTETFAAVKFFVDNWRWKDVPFYVRTAKYMPTKVTEVVIHFKSPAHEVFKSQDAYRKDNKLIIRIQPDEGILIKFGVKVPGLGFNVEQANLDFYYSDLDSAQVMDAYERLLLDAMQGDATLYARADEVEAAWKFVDPILEYWSNEDVPTYGYAAGTWGPRNSDEMFDGHFGWRNPGKLLTDETGFCIL
- the gndA gene encoding NADP-dependent phosphogluconate dehydrogenase, with product MDNPVYDFGLVGLGVMGRNFILNVADNNFKAFGYDLDAEKVEALKQEGGNLDRVNASTDIKTFVDSLTLPRKVMLLVPAGKIVDQAIESLLPYLDKDDIIIDGGNSFFTDTDRRETYLKEKGVHFFGSGVSGGAEGARKGPSIMPGGDKAAYQHVKPIFEAVSAKYKGEPCVAYLGPKSAGNYVKMVHNGIEYAMMQLTSEIYDLLKKSCDLSNEELHQVYSKWNDGRLQSFLVEITAEIFTQKDDLTSADLVDMILDKAKQKGTGKWTSQNAMDLGIPVPTIDMAVSMREISALKDERVQADILYSRPEVEDKPKEELIEQAEQALYFSFIIAYAQGLHQLMYASKDYGYDLDMSTIAKIWRAGCIIRAGLLADIAEAYTADNSIPNLLLSPSFVPKVQGTLPAVREVVAFAAKNGIPVPGLSSALSYFDAYTSTKLPLNLIQAQRDHFGSHTYERTDREGIFHTEWGK
- a CDS encoding LOG family protein, which translates into the protein MKKITVYCGSRKGESSVYEAAVRALAQEMIKRDHELIYGAGRVGLMGIIADEMLNAGKEVTGIIPQKLVDREVAHTGCTELIVVETMRDRKWLMAEQGDGFIAMPGGIGTLEELFEIMTLNQLHYIQKPLALYNVNGYYDKLIDFLNHAMEQGFLYPEQEELLIVSDDPVEILDQMGQYQAKRPSDW
- a CDS encoding non-canonical purine NTP diphosphatase — its product is MKICFATNNQKKIAEVQAALVDTNISILSLEEIGCKEEIPETGDTLEHNAFQKAEYVKEHYGVDCFADDTGLEVEALEGEPGVYSGRYAGEPRSDQRNMDLLLKKLGDSSDRKAKFKTVIALLIDGEKYKFEGVAEGEILKERTGEGGFGYDPIFLPSGFDRTFAQLSMEEKNEISHRGKAVRQLINFLATR
- the udk gene encoding uridine kinase, whose amino-acid sequence is MKKPFIVGITGGSASGKTLFLERLLSTFESDEVCLISQDNYYKPRHQQPIDAHGVHNFDTPHSIDFEEYAADIRKIQAGESVEREEYTFNNASKTPKMLKFKAAPVVVVEGIFVLYYPELASLLDLKVFIDAKDHIKLKRRIIRDKVERGYDLDDVLYRYEKHVMPTYEKYIEPFKDEADLIVPNNESFDKALDVIRTYLRARS
- the secDF gene encoding protein translocase subunit SecDF gives rise to the protein MQNKGVIVFLTVIVTALCLYYLSFTFVSNNVQNKAEAYATDASGNVDFAQRRAYLDSVWREPVYNFLGADYTYQEVKETELGLGLDLQGGMHVTLAVSPVEIVKGLAGNPKDVAFNKSVEEAREASKTSDEKYVDLFYSAWQANSSGKNLSSIFATAANRGRISLESSDSEILDIIDTEIENAIERSFNILRTRIDRFGTSQPNIQRIQGSGRIQIELPGVDNQERVRNLLQGVAKLQFWEVTEINEIGASLEAINSAYLAEQKNTASTETAATDSLSTENLSPEDSLRNALDEQLNQIDPTNPDASTSPIFSLLKANYGLVYDIKDTVTINRILKRDEYKALLPRDVKLLWGVKPTVAEDGSELLELYAISTPRGTDQAPLEGDVVTDARQVLDQTSRPAVSMQMNAEGARKWRKLTADNTGRRIAVVLDDYVYTAPVVNGEIPTGQSEISGNFTLQEAQDLANILKSGSLPAPTQIVEESIIGPTLGKEALNQGLISMVAGLAIVVLFMVAYYAKGGLIAIAALVFNIFFILGILAQLQSSLTLPGIAGIVLTIGMSIDANVLIFERIKEELRNGVGLLAAINAGYNKAFSAILDSNVTTFLTGAILYALGQGPVKGFAIVLMIGIASSFFSSVFITRVIVSWMSKKGDKSSINFSTPFTKNALSSLNIDFLGKRKVAYLISTSIIVLGLGVAAINGLKFGVDFTGGRSYIVAFAEPVAASELKTGLDGEFDGSVEVKTYGATNVLKVTTSYLINEDDDASNKEVESKVKEGIASVTGLTFTEDAEDLTNQEFAITGSSKVGATVADDIKASSGEAMIVALIAIFLYILIRFRKWQFSLASIIALIHDTLFVIAAFAIASAFGATFEIDQVFIAAVLTVIGYSINDTVIVFDRIRENLDNRGTNRLVKTFNDAINQTLGRTLITSFTTMIVIIVLLLFGGEVLRGFSFALFIGILVGTYSSVYIATPIVVDLMKREIDQEELKEAKKVA